Below is a window of Lodderomyces elongisporus chromosome 3, complete sequence DNA.
ccGTTTGAGAGACCGCTTTTTTGTCTTCGAACACTTCGAGAAATCAAGTTGCTTCGCAAATTCAATAATCACGAGAATATAATAAGGCTTTATGATTTACAAAAACCAAGCAGCTTTGCAACATTTCATGAAGTTTACCTTATTCAGGAATATATGCCTAGCGATTTGCACAACATTATACAGACACACGTACTAAGTGATCAGCacgttcaattttttatCTATCAGATTTTGAAAGGACTCAAATTGATACACAGTGCTAAAGTCATCCACCGTGATTTAAAGCCCTCGAACATCCTCGTGAATGAGAATTgtgatttgaaaatatgTGACTTTGGTCTTGCAAGGGTCGACTCGGTCAATTATCGCACAGATAAGATTTCATCGCTTACGGAATATGTGGCTACGAGATGGTATAGAGCTCCAGAAATTATGCTAAATGTCTCAAACTATACAACTGCAATCGACTTGTGGTCTGTTGGATGCATTCTATTTGAATTATTGATCTACAGAGCTATTTTCCCGGGTGCTGACTATATTAatcaattgaaattgatcTTTGAGATTTTAGGTACACCATCAGAAGATGATCTCAAAGTTATCAAATCCAAGAGGGCCAGAACATTTATCCAATCACTTCCAGTTAGACAAAAAGTTAACCTCACCGAGTTTGTTCAGCTTCATCCATGTCGAAGAGCAAAACACCATGAATTTGCAGGCGAAGTGAACCCCATGGCGATTGATTTACTTGAGAAACTACTAGTGTTTGACCCAAGCAGGAGGATAACTGTAACAGAGGCTTTGGAACACCCATATTTATCAACTTATCACGATCCACTAGACGAGCCAGTAACGCTGCCTGTGCGTTTAgaagattttgattttgatgtggaaaaaaaggatttggatttggatgATTTAAAGAGACAAATATATAATCAAATCGTAGAATccaaaagaattgaaacaaaTTAATAGAGCTAGGAATTGGAACCCCCCCTTCCCCCACAGTTTTTGATCAAATGGaataaagaaggaaaggaagaaagaaaagaaaataaaataaaatgaaataaaataataaaaaagaaacaataataacaacaaaaaaaaaattgtaccTGAACTAATGTATAGTAATAAACTCGTTTCTATTAAATTGCATGAATAT
It encodes the following:
- the tmk1_1 gene encoding mitogen activated protein kinase, which encodes MTATSVITKANKVRHAYRKPQPDPSTRKIVFNISPNFKVESVLGEGAYGIVALAVHLPTKTKVAIKKIEPFERPLFCLRTLREIKLLRKFNNHENIIRLYDLQKPSSFATFHEVYLIQEYMPSDLHNIIQTHVLSDQHVQFFIYQILKGLKLIHSAKVIHRDLKPSNILVNENCDLKICDFGLARVDSVNYRTDKISSLTEYVATRWYRAPEIMLNVSNYTTAIDLWSVGCILFELLIYRAIFPGADYINQLKLIFEILGTPSEDDLKVIKSKRARTFIQSLPVRQKVNLTEFVQLHPCRRAKHHEFAGEVNPMAIDLLEKLLVFDPSRRITVTEALEHPYLSTYHDPLDEPVTSPVRLEDFDFDVEKKDLDLDDLKRQIYNQIVESKRIETN